In the genome of Hyphobacterium sp. CCMP332, one region contains:
- a CDS encoding M28 family peptidase, which yields MNNFYCYSIYRDSTINLETEFIGYGIESEKIAEHSNKNLDGKVAIALWGEPQFDDSTYFLSGNETPSIWSGRYGWLKKARLAKKLGAVEIIFLLPDSLFADYLVEKRNYIFSEKLLLPENRDLNMSSRYGGIFMPESLFENISTSKNEDLNNYKNKILSNEILTIETGKHVKIKTQYELEDVIASNVLGFLKGSDSAAGTVVLTAHYDHIGYDEEGIFNGADDDGSGTVTLMEIAESFALARDNGILPKKNVLFMAVTGEEKGLLGSKYFTDYDPVIPLKDIICNVNIDMVGRIDDDHKDNENYIYTIGSGRLSSQLKKLHERVNKKTEKLDLDFEYDRLDDPNNFYKRSDHYNFAKNNIPVIFYFNGSHDDYHQRSDTVEKIRFDVMEKRARLIYYTSWEIANIDGRFELDQNESEEETE from the coding sequence ATGAATAATTTTTACTGTTATTCTATCTACAGGGATAGCACAATCAATCTGGAAACCGAATTTATTGGATATGGAATCGAGAGTGAGAAAATCGCTGAACATTCAAATAAAAACCTTGATGGCAAGGTAGCAATAGCGCTTTGGGGCGAACCTCAATTTGATGACAGCACTTACTTTCTTTCAGGAAATGAAACTCCAAGCATTTGGAGCGGTAGGTACGGCTGGTTGAAAAAGGCAAGATTGGCAAAAAAGCTTGGTGCCGTTGAAATTATATTTCTATTACCCGATTCTTTATTTGCCGATTATCTTGTGGAAAAAAGAAATTATATATTTTCCGAAAAATTGCTTTTGCCCGAAAACAGAGATCTCAATATGAGTTCAAGATACGGTGGAATATTCATGCCCGAGTCTTTATTTGAGAACATCAGCACTTCAAAAAACGAAGACCTCAACAATTACAAAAACAAAATTTTATCGAATGAAATCCTTACAATTGAAACCGGTAAGCATGTGAAAATAAAGACCCAATATGAATTGGAAGATGTTATCGCTTCAAATGTCCTGGGTTTTTTAAAAGGTTCGGATTCTGCTGCGGGAACCGTGGTTTTAACTGCGCATTATGATCATATCGGCTACGATGAAGAAGGAATATTCAATGGTGCAGACGATGACGGCTCTGGAACTGTTACATTGATGGAAATAGCCGAATCCTTTGCACTTGCAAGAGACAATGGAATTTTGCCAAAAAAGAATGTCCTTTTTATGGCCGTCACAGGAGAGGAAAAAGGACTACTTGGTTCAAAATATTTTACTGACTATGATCCTGTAATTCCTTTAAAAGATATTATTTGCAATGTCAATATTGATATGGTCGGTCGTATTGATGATGACCACAAAGACAATGAGAATTATATTTATACCATTGGTTCGGGTCGATTGTCATCACAATTAAAAAAACTTCATGAGCGTGTTAATAAAAAAACAGAAAAGCTCGACTTGGATTTTGAATACGATAGACTGGATGACCCCAATAATTTCTATAAAAGATCAGATCATTACAATTTTGCTAAAAATAATATCCCAGTTATTTTTTATTTCAATGGCTCACACGATGACTATCATCAAAGAAGCGATACTGTTGAAAAAATTCGATTCGATGTCATGGAAAAACGAGCGCGTTTGATTTATTACACCAGCTGGGAAATCGCAAATATTGATGGGCGTTTTGAGCTGGATCAAAACGAATCAGAGGAAGAAACTGAATGA
- a CDS encoding lipoate--protein ligase: MKGDFLIIYQDKIFDPTFNLATEEFLLENQKKDFKKNLIFVYRNKPSIVCGKNQSIWAEANLRFCRENDISINKRVSGGGTVYHDLGNINFSYFTPRKSEWVSNFGVFNKPIIEFLNALKIKAHSNDRNDILIDNLKISGNAQHLSGDQMISHATLLFNADLQKVSVALNHPWNKVSSSAIQSKKVPVTNINQHGLDISVDEFILFFLDHLKSHFKAQMIFGFDKKSISEINKKVKSKYDQEDWVFGNSPKTSIDLSISFENKPFLVHFDLEKGKVNKINVAPENSQLTEMFNTLLLDEYFKHDSLFQKIEKQNSHIKEKLLDLLMELKL; the protein is encoded by the coding sequence TTGAAAGGCGATTTTCTAATTATTTATCAAGACAAAATCTTTGATCCCACTTTCAATCTGGCTACAGAGGAGTTTTTACTTGAGAATCAAAAAAAAGATTTCAAAAAGAATTTAATCTTTGTTTACAGAAATAAACCTTCGATTGTTTGTGGTAAAAATCAAAGCATTTGGGCTGAAGCCAATCTTAGATTTTGCAGAGAAAATGATATTTCAATAAATAAACGTGTTTCCGGTGGTGGTACTGTCTATCACGATCTCGGCAATATAAACTTCTCATATTTCACTCCACGAAAATCTGAATGGGTTTCAAACTTTGGCGTTTTCAATAAACCAATAATAGAATTTCTCAATGCCCTAAAGATTAAAGCGCACAGCAATGATCGCAACGATATTTTAATCGACAACTTAAAAATTTCCGGTAATGCCCAGCACCTTTCCGGTGATCAAATGATAAGCCACGCTACTTTGCTGTTTAATGCTGATTTACAAAAAGTGAGTGTAGCCTTAAATCACCCTTGGAACAAAGTGAGTTCATCTGCTATTCAATCTAAAAAGGTGCCGGTAACAAATATCAACCAACATGGATTGGATATTTCAGTGGATGAATTTATCCTTTTCTTTTTAGATCATTTGAAGTCGCATTTCAAGGCCCAGATGATCTTTGGTTTTGATAAGAAATCAATTTCAGAAATTAATAAAAAAGTAAAGTCTAAATATGACCAAGAAGATTGGGTCTTTGGAAACTCTCCAAAAACAAGCATAGACCTTTCCATTTCATTTGAAAACAAACCCTTTCTCGTGCATTTTGATTTGGAAAAGGGGAAAGTCAATAAAATCAATGTAGCTCCAGAAAATTCCCAACTTACTGAGATGTTCAATACGCTTTTACTCGACGAATATTTCAAGCACGATTCTCTGTTTCAAAAGATTGAAAAACAAAATAGCCATATAAAGGAAAAACTGCTGGATTTGCTTATGGAGCTTAAGCTCTAA
- the yaaA gene encoding peroxide stress protein YaaA has product MISVISPAKTLDFESQTSTKEYTKPDFVDESGKIMARLKKTSKKKIGLLMDISKSLVELNYERYQDWEPEFDTGTSKQALMAFKGDVYLGLEAETLNPEDLSFAQNHLRILSGLHGLLKPLDLIRPYRLEMGTDLKVGRRNNLYEFWKDKLYKKLNEAIENSGSLELLNIASNEYFNAVDSKKIKAKIVKADFKDFKNGEYKVLSFFAKKTRGQMARYIIDNKINTIEDIKSFDRDGYYYSEKESSENKIVFLRD; this is encoded by the coding sequence ATGATTAGCGTTATTTCTCCGGCAAAAACCCTGGATTTTGAAAGCCAGACAAGTACTAAGGAATATACCAAGCCTGATTTCGTAGATGAGTCAGGTAAAATAATGGCCCGATTGAAAAAAACTTCAAAGAAGAAAATCGGACTTTTGATGGACATCAGCAAAAGTCTTGTTGAATTAAACTACGAACGCTATCAGGACTGGGAGCCTGAATTTGACACGGGTACTTCTAAACAAGCTTTAATGGCCTTTAAAGGTGATGTATATCTTGGCTTGGAAGCGGAAACTTTGAATCCCGAAGATTTGAGCTTTGCTCAAAATCATTTGAGAATTTTATCGGGTCTTCACGGATTACTTAAACCACTTGATTTAATCAGACCGTATCGACTGGAAATGGGTACAGATCTGAAAGTTGGTCGTAGAAATAATTTATATGAGTTCTGGAAAGACAAACTTTATAAAAAACTCAATGAGGCCATAGAAAATAGTGGCTCTTTGGAATTGTTAAATATTGCATCCAATGAATATTTTAATGCTGTAGACAGCAAGAAGATAAAGGCAAAAATCGTAAAAGCAGACTTTAAGGATTTTAAAAATGGAGAGTATAAGGTTTTAAGTTTCTTCGCAAAGAAAACCAGAGGCCAAATGGCCAGATATATCATAGATAATAAAATAAATACCATCGAAGATATCAAAAGCTTTGATAGAGATGGTTATTATTATTCTGAAAAAGAAAGCTCTGAAAATAAAATAGTGTTTTTAAGAGATTGA
- a CDS encoding ribonuclease D: protein MPYQYIDSKESLINVLPKLSKTSELGLDLEFDRNSYGYGFVLCLIQIATSDEVLLIDPFEIDDLSPLWQVFENPNIQKVIHNASEDILLLKRNDCKPKNIWDTEKAAMILNHSKTGLSNLLIEYFQVELNKKVQRTNWRKRPLSSEQLQYALEDVKLLLPLKKELELSVKRAKRETWIKEEGKILEALEEKDNPLPYLRYKESNKLDSEQKNRLRNFYFLREKWAESMNKPPFQVLSNDLLVKYSKSKISDSKEWLDLKGMNPQFKNKNAYKEYLSEIEQKHNSMPRNENKHWYKNVELEKALKNIREKIKEEYGEQCTKLILSQTLINDILKEGSVVNIKSYAKRIILEKADDIGLKLN from the coding sequence TTGCCTTATCAATATATTGATTCAAAAGAATCATTAATCAATGTACTCCCGAAATTATCAAAAACTTCCGAGTTAGGGCTTGACCTTGAATTTGACAGAAATTCATACGGCTATGGCTTTGTATTATGTCTAATTCAAATTGCGACATCGGATGAAGTATTACTAATTGATCCCTTTGAGATTGATGATTTAAGTCCTTTATGGCAGGTTTTTGAAAACCCCAATATTCAAAAGGTAATTCATAATGCATCCGAAGACATTTTACTTTTAAAGAGAAACGACTGCAAACCAAAGAATATCTGGGATACCGAAAAAGCGGCAATGATATTAAACCATTCCAAGACTGGCTTGAGCAATTTATTAATAGAATATTTTCAGGTCGAACTCAATAAAAAAGTTCAAAGAACAAATTGGAGAAAACGACCCTTAAGTTCTGAGCAACTGCAATATGCACTTGAAGATGTCAAATTACTTTTACCCTTAAAAAAAGAATTGGAATTGAGTGTAAAACGAGCGAAACGGGAAACCTGGATTAAAGAAGAAGGGAAAATACTTGAAGCGTTGGAAGAAAAGGATAACCCGCTACCTTATTTAAGATATAAGGAAAGCAATAAATTGGATTCGGAGCAGAAAAACAGACTTCGCAACTTTTATTTTTTAAGAGAAAAATGGGCAGAATCAATGAATAAACCGCCCTTTCAGGTATTATCGAATGATCTCCTCGTGAAATACAGTAAGTCGAAAATCTCCGATTCAAAAGAATGGCTCGATTTGAAAGGCATGAACCCACAGTTCAAAAATAAAAATGCATATAAAGAGTATCTTTCTGAAATAGAACAAAAGCATAATTCCATGCCTCGAAATGAAAATAAGCACTGGTATAAAAACGTTGAACTGGAAAAAGCTTTAAAAAATATCCGGGAAAAGATTAAAGAAGAATACGGGGAGCAATGCACCAAACTTATACTAAGCCAAACACTTATCAATGATATTTTAAAAGAAGGCTCTGTTGTGAACATCAAATCTTATGCAAAACGAATAATTTTGGAAAAAGCGGACGATATTGGATTAAAATTGAACTGA
- a CDS encoding sodium-dependent transporter — protein sequence MAARGGFSSKIGFIAAAAGSAVGLGNIWKFPYEAGENGGAAFLFVYLACMLVIGFPIMVGEIAIGRAAQKDPYGSYRQLGNRKWGIVGLFGIISGVMILSFYNVVAGWAFGYFYQIIFGNLLEVENFGSYFGAYVSDVSDNMIYSFVFMIFTAIVVIQGVQKGIEKASQILMPILLILLATLIIYSLTLPGALQGAKFYLVPNFSDISLRTIYTAMGQSFFSLSLGMGALITYGSYISKKENIISSAITVTLVDGLVAFMAGLLIFPLVFSQGQAPSAGPGLVFVALPGIFQEMGPIMGRLIGGGFFLLLCFAALTSTISLLEVPVAFIVDEKNWPRKKVVFGLAFLIFLIGIPSMLSVGAVNGLTNFMHYEGSNKSFLDLIEDIFSNIGLPLGGFMLSLFVAFKWKTKSLSEEIAQGNPGYEGSLIQKLVNFSITVICPIILGTIFLITMLTKFLGLDLAFV from the coding sequence ATGGCAGCTAGAGGAGGATTTAGTTCAAAAATTGGATTTATTGCAGCGGCTGCAGGATCTGCGGTAGGGCTCGGCAATATATGGAAATTCCCTTACGAAGCGGGTGAAAATGGGGGTGCGGCATTTTTGTTTGTCTACCTGGCCTGTATGCTGGTCATTGGATTTCCAATAATGGTCGGTGAAATAGCAATTGGTCGTGCTGCTCAGAAAGATCCATACGGTAGCTATAGACAACTCGGCAACCGAAAGTGGGGCATTGTTGGCCTGTTCGGAATTATAAGTGGTGTCATGATTCTGTCATTTTACAATGTGGTAGCAGGTTGGGCCTTTGGGTATTTCTATCAAATTATTTTCGGCAACCTCCTTGAAGTTGAAAATTTTGGGTCTTATTTCGGTGCATATGTATCTGATGTAAGCGACAACATGATTTACTCTTTTGTATTTATGATATTTACTGCAATTGTGGTAATACAGGGAGTGCAAAAAGGCATTGAAAAAGCTTCACAGATACTAATGCCCATTCTTTTAATATTGCTGGCCACTTTGATCATATATTCACTCACCTTGCCTGGTGCTTTACAAGGAGCAAAGTTTTATCTGGTTCCCAATTTCTCCGATATTAGTTTGCGAACAATATATACAGCTATGGGGCAATCCTTCTTTTCCCTCTCGCTGGGAATGGGAGCATTAATTACTTATGGATCCTATATCAGTAAAAAGGAAAATATTATCTCTTCAGCCATTACGGTTACCTTGGTAGATGGCTTGGTGGCTTTCATGGCTGGATTGCTCATTTTTCCTTTGGTATTTTCACAGGGCCAGGCTCCGAGTGCGGGTCCAGGTTTGGTATTTGTGGCATTGCCCGGAATTTTTCAGGAAATGGGGCCAATTATGGGAAGATTAATTGGCGGTGGATTTTTTCTTCTTCTATGTTTTGCGGCTTTAACCTCTACCATTTCTCTCTTGGAAGTTCCCGTAGCCTTTATTGTAGATGAAAAAAACTGGCCACGTAAAAAGGTTGTATTTGGATTGGCTTTTTTGATTTTTCTGATTGGAATACCCAGTATGCTTTCTGTTGGCGCAGTAAATGGCCTCACCAATTTTATGCATTACGAGGGTTCAAATAAATCTTTTCTTGATTTGATCGAGGATATTTTTAGCAATATAGGTCTTCCTTTAGGAGGATTTATGCTTTCTCTTTTTGTTGCCTTTAAATGGAAGACGAAAAGTCTTTCTGAAGAAATTGCGCAAGGCAATCCGGGCTATGAAGGATCACTTATTCAGAAATTAGTGAATTTTTCAATTACCGTAATTTGCCCGATAATTTTAGGAACAATTTTTCTGATAACCATGCTTACCAAATTCCTCGGGCTTGATTTAGCTTTTGTTTAA
- a CDS encoding NRDE family protein, with amino-acid sequence MCLVVFSYRENGSFLLAGNRDEFYNRETKKAEFWDDIPGLIAGRDLKAGGTWLGLDQYGNIAVLTNYRHPKYFKEAEKSRGELITEFFKNPNAIDAFSNNLKKNSEHYNGYNLIFGNPRNKILYFSNVSAELAEIKFGIHGLSNAFLNTPWPKVENTKERFEIEVKADYNETSSEKIFSILNDTKEAPTEKLPDTGVDIDLEKKLSSPFIKMEGYGTRCSTIISISEIGNIEFTERSYENDTDKFIDTSFSFFL; translated from the coding sequence ATGTGTCTGGTTGTATTTTCATATCGGGAAAACGGTTCATTCCTTTTAGCAGGGAACAGGGATGAATTTTATAACAGAGAGACAAAAAAAGCGGAATTTTGGGATGATATTCCCGGTTTAATTGCCGGCCGCGACCTGAAAGCAGGTGGCACCTGGTTAGGTCTTGATCAATATGGGAATATTGCCGTCTTAACGAATTATCGTCATCCAAAATATTTTAAGGAAGCAGAGAAATCGAGGGGGGAATTGATCACTGAATTTTTTAAAAACCCAAATGCTATAGATGCATTTTCAAATAATCTCAAGAAGAATTCAGAACATTACAATGGTTACAATTTGATCTTTGGTAACCCGCGAAACAAAATATTATACTTTTCGAATGTCAGCGCAGAATTAGCTGAAATTAAATTTGGAATTCACGGCCTAAGCAATGCCTTTTTGAATACGCCATGGCCTAAAGTGGAAAATACAAAAGAAAGATTTGAAATTGAAGTAAAGGCTGATTACAATGAGACTTCCAGCGAGAAAATATTTAGTATATTAAATGATACCAAGGAGGCACCGACTGAAAAATTACCGGATACCGGTGTCGATATAGATTTGGAGAAAAAACTATCTTCTCCTTTTATTAAAATGGAAGGTTATGGAACCAGATGTTCGACTATCATTAGTATTTCTGAAATTGGGAATATAGAATTCACCGAAAGAAGCTATGAAAATGATACCGATAAGTTTATTGATACATCATTCAGTTTCTTCCTCTGA